A stretch of the Rosa rugosa chromosome 5, drRosRugo1.1, whole genome shotgun sequence genome encodes the following:
- the LOC133711266 gene encoding pentatricopeptide repeat-containing protein At1g62720-like, producing the protein MDKARQVFDLMISKGSTVNVQRCSILINGYCKGKKIIKAYKIFKEMCRMELVPDTITFNTLIDGFCKAGRNGECKNNQQLSTATFSSNLLASISLSNRILLKETEANKFEPNVVVYTVVIEGLCKAGKFESARDLFSHLSTKGVQPNVTTYTIMISGLCKPEKLLRNGRERLFSKWLHL; encoded by the exons ATGGACAAGGCAAGACAAGTTTTTGATCTTATGATTAGCAAGGGCTCCACGGTTAATGTTCAGAGGTGTAGCATATTGATTAACGGATATTGCAAGGGTAAAAAGATCATCAAGGCTTACAAGATTTTCAAGGAAATGTGTCGTATGGAACTTGTTCCTGATACCATTACTTTTAACACTCTTATTGATGGTTTTTGCAAAGCGGGGAGAAATGGTGAATGCAAGAA CAACCAGCAACTTTCTACTGCAACGTTTAGTTCGAATTTGTTGGCTTCCATCTCTTTAAGCAATAGAATTTTGCTTAAAGAGACGGAAGCCAACAAATTCGAACCAAATGTTGTAGTATATACTGTTGTTATTGAAGGTTTGTGTAAAGCTGGAAAATTTGAATCAGCCAGAGATCTCTTCTCCCATTTATCAACAAAAGGAGTTCAGCCTAATGTGACAACATACACTATAATGATTAGTGGACTTTGTAAACCAGAAAAGTTGCTGAGAAATGGGAGGGAGAGGCTGTTCTCCAAATGGTTGCACCTATAA
- the LOC133710702 gene encoding major strawberry allergen Fra a 1.08-like isoform X2: MGVFTYESEFTSVIPPARLFKAFVLDADNLIPKIAPQAVKSAEILEGDGGVGTIKKINLGEGSEYSYVRHQIDGIDKDNFVYKYSMIEGDAISDKIEKISYETKLVASSDGGSVIKSTSNYHTKGDVEIKEEHVKAGKERAAGLFKIIESHLLTNPDAYN; the protein is encoded by the coding sequence atgggtGTCTTCACTTATGAATCCGAGTTCACCTCTGTCATCCCCCCAGCTAGGCTGTTCAAGGCCTTTGTTCTTGATGCCGACAACCTCATCCCTAAGATTGCTCCCCAAGCAGTTAAGAGTGCCGAGATTCTTGAAGGTGATGGAGGAGTTGGAACCATCAAGAAGATCAACCTCGGTGAAGGAAGTGAATACAGCTATGTGAGGCATCAGATTGACGGAATTGACAAAGATAACTTTGTGTATAAGTACAGCATGATCGAAGGAGATGCTATCTCAGACAAAATTGAGAAGATCTCCTACGAGACTAAGTTGGTGGCATCTTCCGATGGAGGCTCCGTCATCAAGAGCACCAGCAACTACCACACCAAGGGTGACGTCGAGATCAAGGAAGAGCATGTAAAGGCTGGCAAAGAAAGGGCTGCTGGTTTGTTCAAGATTATTGAGAGCCACCTTTTGACCAATCCTGATGCCTACAACTAA
- the LOC133710702 gene encoding major strawberry allergen Fra a 1.08-like isoform X1, with protein sequence MEKTIEVCYYTAWNHMDRYSCPDIKPVARLFKAFVLDADNLIPKIAPQAVKSAEILEGDGGVGTIKKINLGEGSEYSYVRHQIDGIDKDNFVYKYSMIEGDAISDKIEKISYETKLVASSDGGSVIKSTSNYHTKGDVEIKEEHVKAGKERAAGLFKIIESHLLTNPDAYN encoded by the exons AT GGAGAAAACTATCGAGGTTTGTTACTACACTGCCTGGAATCATATGGATCGGTACAGTTGTCCGGACATCAAACCAGTAG CTAGGCTGTTCAAGGCCTTTGTTCTTGATGCCGACAACCTCATCCCTAAGATTGCTCCCCAAGCAGTTAAGAGTGCCGAGATTCTTGAAGGTGATGGAGGAGTTGGAACCATCAAGAAGATCAACCTCGGTGAAGGAAGTGAATACAGCTATGTGAGGCATCAGATTGACGGAATTGACAAAGATAACTTTGTGTATAAGTACAGCATGATCGAAGGAGATGCTATCTCAGACAAAATTGAGAAGATCTCCTACGAGACTAAGTTGGTGGCATCTTCCGATGGAGGCTCCGTCATCAAGAGCACCAGCAACTACCACACCAAGGGTGACGTCGAGATCAAGGAAGAGCATGTAAAGGCTGGCAAAGAAAGGGCTGCTGGTTTGTTCAAGATTATTGAGAGCCACCTTTTGACCAATCCTGATGCCTACAACTAA
- the LOC133710271 gene encoding major strawberry allergen Fra a 1.08-like has translation MGVFTYETEFTSVIPPARLFKAFVLDADNFIPKIAPQAVKSAEIVKGDGGVGTIKKINLGEGSEYSYVKHQIDGIDKDNFVYKYSMIEGDAISDKIEKISYETKLVASSDGGSVIKSTSNYHTKGDVEIKEEHVKAGKERAAGLFKIIESHLLANPDAYN, from the coding sequence ATGGGTGTCTTCACATACGAAACTGAGTTCACCTCTGTCATTCCTCCAGCTAGGTTGTTTAAGGCCTTTGTTCTTGATGCTGACAACTTCATTCCCAAGATTGCTCCACAAGCAGTGAAAAGCGCTGAGATTGTTAAGGGAGATGGCGGTGTTGGAACCATCAAGAAGATCAATCTCGGTGAAGGAAGTGAATACAGCTACGTGAAGCACCAGATTGACGGAATTGACAAAGACAACTTTGTGTACAAGTACAGCATGATCGAAGGAGATGCTATCTCAGACAAAATTGAGAAGATCTCCTACGAGACTAAGTTGGTGGCATCTTCCGATGGAGGCTCCGTTATTAAGAGCACTAGCAACTACCACACCAAGGGAGATGTCGAGATCAAGGAAGAGCATGTTAAGGCTGGCAAAGAAAGGGCAGCTGGTTTGTTCAAGATCATCGAGAGCCACCTTTTGGCCAACCCTGATGCCTACAACTAA